From one Enterococcus sp. DIV2402 genomic stretch:
- a CDS encoding ComE operon protein 2 produces the protein MKEKNRNTNNDLNKSYERIPWNQYFMAQSVLLSLRSTCTRLEVGATLVKDRRIIAGGYNGSVSGDHHCIDDGCYIVDGHCIRTIHAEMNALLQCAKLGISTEGAEIYVTHFPCLPCTKAILQAGVKKIYYLNDYRNNEYAMELIKHVGVEVEQVQLEPKYFEKLSFGELHDQ, from the coding sequence ATGAAAGAAAAAAATAGAAATACAAATAATGATTTAAATAAATCTTACGAACGTATCCCATGGAACCAATATTTTATGGCACAATCGGTTCTGTTATCGCTACGCAGTACTTGTACGCGTTTAGAGGTAGGGGCTACGTTAGTTAAAGATCGACGGATCATTGCTGGTGGCTATAATGGTTCGGTTAGTGGCGATCATCATTGTATTGATGATGGTTGTTATATAGTAGATGGCCATTGTATTCGGACGATTCATGCAGAAATGAATGCATTGTTACAATGTGCTAAATTAGGTATTTCTACAGAAGGTGCTGAAATTTACGTGACGCATTTTCCGTGTTTGCCTTGTACAAAAGCTATTTTGCAAGCTGGGGTAAAAAAAATCTATTATTTAAATGATTATCGCAATAACGAATATGCAATGGAATTAATTAAACATGTTGGGGTCGAAGTCGAACAGGTGCAATTGGAACCGAAATATTTTGAGAAACTTTCTTTTGGTGAATTGCATGACCAATAG